A window of the Verrucomicrobiia bacterium genome harbors these coding sequences:
- the polX gene encoding DNA polymerase/3'-5' exonuclease PolX: MDKYQVADVLNQIGTLLELKGENPFKTKAYFNGARVLEGLTEPIEKIVSENRLGDLAGIGDALQKKIAELVTTGRLPYYENLKASVPPGLLEMMQVPGVGPKKIKVLYEQLGVDSVDKLESACKDGRVGKLKGFGEKTALNICEGITRRRAYASKHLLSDALLVAASILDDLRAHPRVIRCSTAGSLRRNREVIGDMDFVVSSKDPASIIEFFAAREGTLNVLAKGPTKASVIVEGGIQADLRVVTDAEFPFALLYFTGSKEHNIVMRQRAIERGLRLNEYGLFRSSEETRDPKLLVRCNTEEEVFQELGLHSIPPEMREDCGEFSIAEEGPLPRLIEWSDLRGSLHNHSDWSDGVLSLEQIVKAMMEMGLSYWGITDHSKSSIQANGLDAARLRKQIREVRSINERMANEGIDFRLLSGTEVDILSEGRLDFPDDLLAELDVVVASAHQRLALDEAENTRRIIRAAENRYVHMLGHVTGRLLLAREPQKVNVQAVIDACAETGTWIELNASPDRLDMDWRHWPYARSRKVKCVINCDAHRFEDVGFLRLGANVARKGGLTKADVVNTLPFDRLIKELARKRART, from the coding sequence ATGGATAAATATCAGGTTGCTGACGTTCTCAACCAGATTGGCACATTGCTCGAATTGAAAGGAGAGAATCCCTTCAAGACAAAGGCGTATTTCAACGGCGCGAGGGTTCTTGAAGGACTCACTGAACCCATCGAAAAGATTGTCTCCGAAAATCGCCTCGGCGACCTCGCTGGAATCGGTGACGCGCTGCAGAAAAAGATCGCGGAACTTGTCACAACAGGGCGCCTCCCGTATTACGAGAACCTCAAGGCGTCGGTTCCACCCGGGCTGCTCGAAATGATGCAGGTGCCTGGCGTCGGTCCAAAGAAGATCAAGGTGCTCTACGAACAGCTTGGCGTCGATTCCGTGGATAAACTCGAGTCGGCTTGCAAAGACGGACGGGTGGGAAAGCTGAAGGGTTTCGGTGAGAAGACAGCTCTCAATATTTGCGAAGGGATCACGCGCCGGCGGGCCTACGCGTCGAAGCACCTCCTGAGTGACGCGCTGCTGGTGGCGGCATCAATCCTTGACGACTTGCGCGCGCATCCTCGCGTCATTCGATGCAGCACCGCGGGGAGCCTGCGTCGCAATCGCGAAGTGATCGGCGACATGGACTTCGTGGTTTCTTCAAAGGACCCTGCGAGCATCATCGAGTTTTTCGCCGCGCGGGAAGGAACCTTGAACGTTCTCGCAAAAGGCCCCACGAAAGCCAGCGTCATTGTCGAAGGGGGAATACAGGCCGACCTGCGCGTCGTCACTGACGCGGAATTTCCGTTTGCGTTGCTTTATTTCACTGGCAGCAAGGAGCACAACATCGTCATGCGGCAGCGCGCCATCGAACGCGGGTTGCGGCTGAACGAATATGGTCTGTTCCGTTCGAGCGAGGAGACGCGCGATCCCAAGCTGCTCGTGCGCTGCAACACGGAGGAGGAGGTGTTCCAGGAACTTGGCCTGCACTCCATTCCACCGGAGATGCGGGAGGACTGCGGCGAATTCAGCATTGCCGAGGAAGGACCGCTTCCGCGCCTGATCGAATGGAGCGACTTGCGGGGCTCGTTGCACAACCACTCGGACTGGAGCGACGGCGTGCTGAGCCTGGAACAAATCGTCAAGGCCATGATGGAAATGGGACTTTCCTATTGGGGGATCACGGATCATTCGAAATCTTCGATCCAGGCGAACGGCCTGGACGCGGCTCGCTTGCGAAAACAAATTCGGGAAGTGCGCTCGATCAACGAGCGGATGGCGAACGAGGGAATCGATTTCCGGCTGCTGAGCGGAACCGAGGTGGACATCCTGTCAGAGGGCCGTCTCGATTTTCCTGACGACCTGCTTGCGGAACTCGACGTTGTAGTGGCAAGTGCGCATCAGCGGCTGGCGCTCGACGAGGCGGAGAACACGAGGCGAATTATCCGTGCGGCCGAGAATCGATACGTTCACATGCTGGGCCATGTAACGGGCCGCCTGCTGCTCGCCCGCGAGCCCCAGAAGGTGAATGTGCAGGCCGTGATCGATGCGTGCGCGGAAACGGGCACGTGGATTGAACTCAACGCTTCGCCCGATCGGCTCGACATGGATTGGCGGCATTGGCCTTATGCCCGCTCAAGAAAAGTGAAGTGCGTGATCAACTGCGACGCGCACCGGTTCGAAGATGTTGGGTTCCTGCGCCTGGGCGCTAATGTGGCGCGGAAAGGGGGGCTGACGAAGGCTGATGTGGTAAACACATTGCCGTTCGACCGCCTAATCAAGGAACTTGCACGCAAACGGGCTCGCACTTAG
- the thiD gene encoding bifunctional hydroxymethylpyrimidine kinase/phosphomethylpyrimidine kinase, translating to MRKNQRRRMQVALTIAGSDSGGGAGIQADLKTFAALGVHGTTAITCLTAQNPAGVAAVEAASPHLVHQQMKAVFAELPPAAVKTGMLFSAEIIRTVVEFFQSGERPPLVVDPVMVSTSGARLLQESAIEFLVERLLPLATLVTPNLDEAQLLVEGELKSIEDLRAAARFIYERCGCAVLVKGGHLRGGKEAADIYYDGKTELLLAAPFVRGVSTHGTGCTYSAAITAHVARGANLPTAVQLAKQYISAAIAQSRKVARHSVLDHCV from the coding sequence ATGAGAAAGAATCAGCGGCGACGCATGCAGGTGGCACTAACCATTGCCGGCTCTGATAGTGGCGGCGGCGCGGGGATCCAGGCTGACCTGAAAACCTTCGCGGCGCTAGGCGTGCATGGGACGACGGCAATCACCTGCCTGACTGCGCAGAATCCTGCGGGCGTCGCCGCCGTCGAAGCCGCGTCACCTCACCTGGTGCATCAGCAGATGAAGGCGGTCTTCGCCGAACTGCCGCCTGCGGCTGTCAAGACAGGCATGCTGTTCTCTGCCGAAATCATCAGAACCGTGGTGGAGTTCTTCCAATCAGGAGAACGTCCGCCGCTCGTGGTTGACCCAGTGATGGTCTCGACTTCAGGTGCGCGTCTGCTCCAGGAATCCGCAATTGAATTTCTGGTGGAGCGACTGCTTCCGCTTGCGACGCTCGTCACTCCGAACCTCGATGAAGCGCAACTCCTGGTCGAAGGCGAGCTGAAATCGATTGAAGACCTGCGCGCGGCGGCACGGTTCATCTACGAGCGCTGTGGATGCGCGGTGCTGGTGAAAGGCGGTCACCTGCGCGGTGGCAAAGAGGCGGCGGACATTTATTACGATGGGAAGACGGAACTCCTTCTTGCGGCGCCTTTCGTGCGGGGCGTCAGCACACACGGAACGGGGTGCACGTATTCCGCGGCGATCACCGCCCACGTCGCGCGCGGTGCAAACCTGCCGACGGCGGTTCAACTCGCGAAGCAATACATAAGCGCCGCCATCGCACAGAGCCGCAAGGTGGCTCGGCACTCAGTGCTCGACCACTGTGTTTGA
- a CDS encoding alpha-L-arabinofuranosidase C-terminal domain-containing protein codes for MLHTFANPVLRVVALLSTIATTCGADTNNSVRLTVRLDEPGKPVARTMHGLFFEDINYAADGGLYAELVQNRSFEHANPMYSWFESTKDGAKGRLTVESEMPLNANNPAFLRLHAARAGFGAANAGFDGIVIRDGDGYRFSVYARIRAGDSNGLQVWLEDSAGEILTKQTIKELTTAWKKYEVKFTGNRDVTSARIAVATTRPGTVDIDMVSLFPQKTFKNRENGLRPDLAQAFADLKPGFLRFPGGCIVEGRDCENAYRWKDTIGDVAERKQNYNLWQNGQSPQYHQTFGLGFFEYFQFCEDIGAEPVPVVNCGMSCQARRGPVVPMDELGPWIQDALDLIEFANGPASSPWGARRAAMGHAKPFHMKHLAVGNEQWQQVYFDRYQLFHKAIRDKYPEIQIISSSGPAASDQHWHFAWEKFRTGTPADVVDEHYYVPPTWLFNNVDRYANFDRNGPKIFVGEFAAHDGRAKRNNLRAGLAEAAYMTGLLKNSDVVIMASYAPLLGKIGRSQWHPNLIWFDNSRLALTPSYHVQAQFGRNLPDVVLPVTLEAPTLESAPAGMIGVGTWNTQAEYKDIKVTAADGRILFEGDFSRGLDGWQTSGGDWVAADGVLRQRAGGEDIRAVVGDPSWKDYTLTLKARKVGGDEGFLILFQTPGIENPTWWNLGGWRNTEHGLQGDSVTEQRVQGRIDNNRWYDIRIEAIARRIKAYLDGKLLHDVNTKSTASFYAVAGRDNRAREVVMQLVNPFATAMPVSIELAGAGKLGSKATVTTLAHSSLEAENTLERPENVAPKTSGLSGISAQFSFTIEPFSLTTLRIPER; via the coding sequence ATGCTGCACACTTTTGCGAATCCTGTTCTCCGTGTCGTTGCCCTCCTTTCGACAATTGCAACAACCTGCGGAGCGGACACCAACAATTCCGTGCGTCTGACGGTGCGTCTGGATGAGCCGGGAAAGCCCGTGGCGCGCACCATGCACGGGTTGTTTTTCGAGGACATCAACTACGCTGCCGATGGCGGACTTTACGCCGAACTGGTGCAGAACCGTTCCTTCGAACACGCCAATCCGATGTATTCATGGTTCGAATCGACGAAGGATGGCGCGAAGGGCCGGCTGACGGTGGAATCCGAGATGCCGCTCAACGCAAACAACCCGGCATTCCTTCGTCTGCACGCGGCGCGCGCGGGTTTCGGCGCGGCGAATGCCGGGTTTGATGGGATCGTGATCCGCGATGGCGACGGCTATCGCTTCAGCGTTTACGCGCGCATTCGCGCCGGAGACTCCAACGGCCTGCAGGTCTGGCTTGAGGATTCGGCGGGGGAAATTCTGACGAAACAAACGATCAAGGAACTCACCACGGCCTGGAAAAAATACGAAGTGAAGTTCACCGGCAATCGGGATGTCACGAGCGCGCGCATTGCAGTTGCGACGACGCGCCCCGGAACGGTTGATATCGACATGGTCTCGCTGTTTCCCCAAAAGACGTTCAAGAACAGAGAGAACGGGCTGCGGCCTGACCTCGCCCAGGCGTTTGCGGACCTGAAGCCCGGGTTCCTGCGCTTCCCGGGCGGCTGCATCGTGGAAGGACGCGATTGTGAGAATGCGTATCGATGGAAGGACACGATTGGCGACGTTGCTGAGCGCAAGCAGAACTATAACCTTTGGCAGAACGGCCAGTCGCCGCAGTATCACCAAACGTTCGGGTTGGGGTTCTTTGAGTATTTTCAATTCTGTGAAGACATTGGAGCGGAGCCTGTGCCTGTGGTGAATTGCGGCATGAGCTGCCAGGCCCGGCGAGGTCCAGTGGTGCCCATGGATGAGCTTGGGCCGTGGATTCAGGACGCGCTCGATTTGATTGAATTTGCGAACGGCCCGGCGTCCAGCCCGTGGGGCGCCCGCCGCGCAGCCATGGGCCATGCGAAGCCGTTCCACATGAAGCATCTCGCCGTGGGCAACGAGCAATGGCAGCAGGTTTACTTCGATCGCTATCAACTATTTCACAAAGCCATCCGCGACAAATATCCGGAGATTCAGATCATCAGCAGTTCCGGCCCGGCTGCGAGCGATCAGCATTGGCATTTCGCGTGGGAGAAGTTCCGCACGGGCACGCCTGCGGATGTGGTTGATGAACACTACTACGTTCCACCCACCTGGCTGTTCAACAACGTGGATCGTTATGCGAACTTCGATCGCAACGGCCCAAAGATCTTTGTCGGTGAATTCGCAGCGCACGACGGCAGGGCGAAGCGCAACAATCTTCGCGCGGGTCTCGCTGAGGCGGCTTACATGACAGGGTTGTTGAAGAATTCCGATGTCGTAATCATGGCGTCGTATGCTCCGTTGCTCGGGAAGATCGGCCGCTCGCAATGGCACCCGAACTTGATCTGGTTCGACAACTCCCGGCTCGCACTGACGCCGTCCTATCATGTGCAGGCGCAATTCGGACGCAACCTTCCCGATGTCGTCCTGCCCGTCACGCTCGAAGCGCCAACGTTGGAAAGTGCGCCCGCGGGGATGATCGGTGTGGGAACGTGGAACACGCAGGCGGAGTACAAGGACATCAAGGTGACGGCAGCGGACGGGCGCATTTTGTTTGAGGGCGATTTCAGCCGCGGACTTGATGGATGGCAAACGTCCGGCGGCGATTGGGTCGCCGCGGATGGAGTGCTTCGCCAGCGCGCGGGCGGCGAGGACATCCGTGCAGTTGTCGGAGATCCTTCGTGGAAGGATTATACGTTGACGTTGAAGGCACGAAAGGTCGGTGGCGACGAGGGATTCCTGATCCTCTTCCAGACACCGGGCATTGAGAATCCCACGTGGTGGAACCTCGGCGGCTGGCGCAACACGGAGCACGGCCTGCAGGGCGACTCGGTCACGGAACAGCGCGTGCAGGGGAGAATCGACAACAACCGCTGGTATGACATCCGCATAGAAGCGATTGCAAGAAGAATCAAAGCCTACCTCGACGGCAAGCTGCTGCACGATGTGAACACGAAATCAACAGCGTCCTTCTACGCTGTTGCCGGCCGGGACAATCGCGCCCGCGAAGTTGTGATGCAACTTGTGAACCCGTTTGCCACCGCCATGCCTGTATCCATCGAGTTGGCGGGTGCCGGGAAGCTGGGATCGAAGGCAACCGTTACAACGCTTGCGCATTCCAGCCTCGAAGCAGAGAACACATTGGAGCGCCCCGAAAACGTTGCTCCAAAGACCTCGGGGCTTTCGGGGATATCAGCTCAGTTCTCGTTTACGATTGAGCCGTTTTCGCTCACGACGCTGCGCATTCCGGAGCGGTGA